From Candidatus Hydrogenedentota bacterium, a single genomic window includes:
- the mdh gene encoding malate dehydrogenase, which yields MAAGKRFKIAVIGAGNVGASAAQYCLELELGDVVLTDIVEGLPQGKALDLTEAGPIRGYSGVCTGTNDYADIAGSDVVVVTAGLPRKPGMTRLDLLEKNARILNAVCDSIKTHAPDSVVIIVTNPLDVMVYLAWKRLGFPASRVLGMAGCLDSARMRSFVAMELGVSMKNVDTMVLGSHGDDMVPLPQYTTVSGIPITKLLPQDRIDAIVERTRKGGGEIVALLKTGSAYYAPAASAVRMVQSILRDERQLLPCAALLSGEYGLSDIYMGVPCFLGMNGVEKVLELDISNADRASLHRSAGEVRTGIDGLKELGLL from the coding sequence ATGGCGGCTGGAAAACGGTTCAAGATCGCGGTCATCGGCGCGGGCAACGTGGGCGCCTCGGCGGCGCAGTACTGCCTGGAACTGGAGCTCGGCGACGTCGTGCTCACGGACATCGTGGAGGGGCTGCCGCAGGGCAAGGCCCTCGACCTGACCGAGGCCGGCCCGATCCGCGGGTACAGCGGCGTGTGCACCGGCACGAACGACTACGCCGACATCGCCGGGTCCGACGTGGTGGTGGTGACGGCGGGGCTGCCGCGCAAGCCGGGCATGACCCGCCTCGACCTGCTGGAGAAGAACGCCCGCATCCTCAACGCGGTCTGCGACAGCATCAAGACCCACGCGCCGGACTCCGTGGTGATCATCGTGACCAACCCGCTGGACGTGATGGTGTACCTGGCGTGGAAGCGCCTGGGCTTCCCGGCCAGCCGCGTCCTGGGCATGGCGGGCTGCCTCGACAGCGCGCGCATGCGCTCGTTTGTCGCCATGGAGCTCGGCGTCAGCATGAAGAACGTGGACACCATGGTCCTCGGCTCCCACGGCGACGACATGGTTCCCCTGCCGCAGTACACCACCGTGTCCGGCATCCCCATCACGAAGCTCCTGCCGCAGGACCGCATTGACGCCATCGTCGAGCGCACCCGCAAGGGCGGCGGCGAGATCGTGGCGCTGCTCAAGACCGGCAGCGCCTACTACGCCCCCGCCGCCAGCGCCGTGCGCATGGTCCAGTCCATCCTCCGCGACGAGCGCCAGCTCCTGCCCTGCGCCGCCCTCCTCAGCGGCGAGTACGGCCTCAGCGACATCTACATGGGCGTCCCCTGCTTCCTGGGGATGAACGGCGTGGAGAAGGTGCTGGAGCTGGACATTTCCAACGCCGACCGCGCGTCCCTGCACCGCTCCGCGGGCGAGGTCCGCACGGGCATAGACGGCCTCAAAGAACTCGGCCTGCTCTAA